In Rhipicephalus microplus isolate Deutch F79 chromosome 7, USDA_Rmic, whole genome shotgun sequence, one genomic interval encodes:
- the LOC142767486 gene encoding uncharacterized protein LOC142767486 isoform X3 encodes MPGQYVVVLFPEEDDTSGIILKSWLKGDGCLWPRQTKYVHSLLKAKATPGADWIEVPCTVVREFDTYAEARANLPRVENGSNLDGEAELGKGRRKKNKRSYESEDDEGAPSPPASMIRRRKHKRPRNLENRPLPTQPRSLEHEGYADKAGRQPLQQHRTTGQEGALLTRSNISEVPAFDSSSPAGIRPSQRAPSPRMASPEGQNVYRGSYSNNCRPLDNLEGPPFQQHYSSQQGASWTAPNNCHEPGLGFPSTSSMPAQRAGYNEGQNVIRNSPTSRHTPSNSPSTRSIPFEYVRQLMRISQTILMRLEQLGRQVDAMQQHLFNTTVRLQDETNDDVVLTPVKDIDQFLSLEGRLAADGNIKLKLIQQLAGLGGSTFGAAARRMLELLLSLEVAVQFSWAGQKGKRKFVDLGVTDVICKAVRRNFPETKKNDIECVIKVWLRHAGEKLQKQRLRTSRTHHEECLQSVALSSPSDEDL; translated from the exons atgccag GTCAATACGTTGTCGTTCTCTTCCCAGAAGAGGATGATACATCTGGGATCATCCTCAAAAGTTGGCTGAAAGGCGACGGCTGCCTGTGGCCTCGACAAACTAAATATGTACATAgtttgttgaaggcgaaagcgaCTCCAGGGGCTGACTGGATAGAAGTGCCTTGCACTGTTGTCCGAGAATTTG ATACATATGCCGAAGCACGGGCAAATCTGCCAAGGGTAGAAAATGGATCCAACTTGGACGGCGAGGCAGAACTTGGgaaaggcagaagaaaaaaaaataagagatccTATGAGTCTGAAGATGATGAAGGGGCACCATCACCTCCAGCTTCAATGATAAGAC GGAGAAAACACAAGCGACCAAGAAATTTAGAGAATCGGCCACTGCCCACCCAGCCACGGTCATTGGAACATGAAG GGTATGCAGACAAGGCAGGGCGGCAACCACTGCAGCAGCATCGCACCACAGGCCAGGAAGGGGCTTTAT TGACTAGATCCAATATCAGTGAAGTGCCTGCGTTCGACTCCAGTTCACCAGCAGGCATTAGGCCATCACAAAGAGCCCCTTCACCGAGAATGGCATCACCTGAGGGTCAAAATGTTTACAGAGGTTCATACAGCAACAACTGCAGACCTCTGG ACAATCTTGAAGGGCCACCATTTCAGCAGCATTACAGCAGTCAGCAAGGGGCTTCAT GGACTGCACCCAATAATTGCCACGAGCCTGGCTTAGGCTTTCCCTCAACATCATCTATGCCTGCTCAGAGAGCAGGATATAATGAGGGGCAAAATGTCATCAGGAATTCTCCTACCAGTAGACACACACCTTCCAATTCCCCTAGCACTAGAAGCATACCTTTTG AATACGTGCGTCAACTCATGCGAATTTCGCAAACTATCCTGATGAGGCTAGAGCAGCTGGGACGACAGGTTGATGCCATGCAGCAGCACCTTTTCAACACAACAGTGAGGCTTCAAGATGAGACAAATGATGATGTGGTTTTGACACCGGTCAAGGATATTGACCAATTTCTAAGTCTTGAGGGGAGACTTGCTGCTGATGGCAACATTAAGCTAAAGCTT ATACAGCAGCTTGCTGGCCTTGGTGGCTCAACTTTTGGGgcagcagccaggaggatgctggAGCTTCTGCTAAGCCTTGAGGTTGCTGTGCAGTTCAGCTGGGCAGGCCAAAAAGGCAAAAGGAAGTTTGTGGATCTAGGTGTCACAGATGTCATTTGCA aggccgtgaggcgaaattttccggaaacaaaaaaaaatgacatcgagtgtgtgattaaagtgtggcttcggcatgctggggaaaagctccagaagcagcgcttaagaacttctcgcactcaccatgagg aatgtcttcaaagtgtcgcgttgtcaagcccatcggatgaagacctctga
- the LOC142767486 gene encoding uncharacterized protein LOC142767486 isoform X2 yields MPGQYVVVLFPEEDDTSGIILKSWLKGDGCLWPRQTKYVHSLLKAKATPGADWIEVPCTVVREFDTYAEARANLPRVENGSNLDGEAELGKGRRKKNKRSYESEDDEGAPSPPASMIRRRKHKRPRNLENRPLPTQPRSLEHEGYADKAGRQPLQQHRTTGQEGALLTRSNISEVPAFDSSSPAGIRPSQRAPSPRMASPEGQNVYRGSYSNNCRPLDNLEGPPFQQHYSSQQGASWTAPNNCHEPGLGFPSTSSMPAQRAGYNEGQNVIRNSPTSRHTPSNSPSTRSIPFGTAHNNTHGSSLGFPSSNRSSPPEYVRQLMRISQTILMRLEQLGRQVDAMQQHLFNTTVRLQDETNDDVVLTPVKDIDQFLSLEGRLAADGNIKLKLIQQLAGLGGSTFGAAARRMLELLLSLEVAVQFSWAGQKGKRKFVDLGVTDVICKAVRRNFPETKKNDIECVIKVWLRHAGEKLQKQRLRTSRTHHEECLQSVALSSPSDEDL; encoded by the exons atgccag GTCAATACGTTGTCGTTCTCTTCCCAGAAGAGGATGATACATCTGGGATCATCCTCAAAAGTTGGCTGAAAGGCGACGGCTGCCTGTGGCCTCGACAAACTAAATATGTACATAgtttgttgaaggcgaaagcgaCTCCAGGGGCTGACTGGATAGAAGTGCCTTGCACTGTTGTCCGAGAATTTG ATACATATGCCGAAGCACGGGCAAATCTGCCAAGGGTAGAAAATGGATCCAACTTGGACGGCGAGGCAGAACTTGGgaaaggcagaagaaaaaaaaataagagatccTATGAGTCTGAAGATGATGAAGGGGCACCATCACCTCCAGCTTCAATGATAAGAC GGAGAAAACACAAGCGACCAAGAAATTTAGAGAATCGGCCACTGCCCACCCAGCCACGGTCATTGGAACATGAAG GGTATGCAGACAAGGCAGGGCGGCAACCACTGCAGCAGCATCGCACCACAGGCCAGGAAGGGGCTTTAT TGACTAGATCCAATATCAGTGAAGTGCCTGCGTTCGACTCCAGTTCACCAGCAGGCATTAGGCCATCACAAAGAGCCCCTTCACCGAGAATGGCATCACCTGAGGGTCAAAATGTTTACAGAGGTTCATACAGCAACAACTGCAGACCTCTGG ACAATCTTGAAGGGCCACCATTTCAGCAGCATTACAGCAGTCAGCAAGGGGCTTCAT GGACTGCACCCAATAATTGCCACGAGCCTGGCTTAGGCTTTCCCTCAACATCATCTATGCCTGCTCAGAGAGCAGGATATAATGAGGGGCAAAATGTCATCAGGAATTCTCCTACCAGTAGACACACACCTTCCAATTCCCCTAGCACTAGAAGCATACCTTTTG GGACTGCACACAATAATACCCATGGGTCTTCATTAGGCTTCCCCTCTAGCAATAGAAGCTCACCTCCTG AATACGTGCGTCAACTCATGCGAATTTCGCAAACTATCCTGATGAGGCTAGAGCAGCTGGGACGACAGGTTGATGCCATGCAGCAGCACCTTTTCAACACAACAGTGAGGCTTCAAGATGAGACAAATGATGATGTGGTTTTGACACCGGTCAAGGATATTGACCAATTTCTAAGTCTTGAGGGGAGACTTGCTGCTGATGGCAACATTAAGCTAAAGCTT ATACAGCAGCTTGCTGGCCTTGGTGGCTCAACTTTTGGGgcagcagccaggaggatgctggAGCTTCTGCTAAGCCTTGAGGTTGCTGTGCAGTTCAGCTGGGCAGGCCAAAAAGGCAAAAGGAAGTTTGTGGATCTAGGTGTCACAGATGTCATTTGCA aggccgtgaggcgaaattttccggaaacaaaaaaaaatgacatcgagtgtgtgattaaagtgtggcttcggcatgctggggaaaagctccagaagcagcgcttaagaacttctcgcactcaccatgagg aatgtcttcaaagtgtcgcgttgtcaagcccatcggatgaagacctctga
- the LOC142767486 gene encoding uncharacterized protein LOC142767486 isoform X1 → MPGQYVVVLFPEEDDTSGIILKSWLKGDGCLWPRQTKYVHSLLKAKATPGADWIEVPCTVVREFDTYAEARANLPRVENGSNLDGEAELGKGRRKKNKRSYESEDDEGAPSPPASMIRRRKHKRPRNLENRPLPTQPRSLEHEGYADKAGRQPLQQHRTTGQEGALLTRSNISEVPAFDSSSPAGIRPSQRAPSPRMASPEGQNVYRGSYSNNCRPLDNLEGPPFQQHYSSQQGASWTAPNNCHEPGLGFPSTSSMPAQRAGYNEGQNVIRNSPTSRHTPSNSPSTRSIPFEHADNLERQVLQQHNSSQQGPSWTAHNNTHGSSLGFPSSNRSSPPEYVRQLMRISQTILMRLEQLGRQVDAMQQHLFNTTVRLQDETNDDVVLTPVKDIDQFLSLEGRLAADGNIKLKLIQQLAGLGGSTFGAAARRMLELLLSLEVAVQFSWAGQKGKRKFVDLGVTDVICKAVRRNFPETKKNDIECVIKVWLRHAGEKLQKQRLRTSRTHHEECLQSVALSSPSDEDL, encoded by the exons atgccag GTCAATACGTTGTCGTTCTCTTCCCAGAAGAGGATGATACATCTGGGATCATCCTCAAAAGTTGGCTGAAAGGCGACGGCTGCCTGTGGCCTCGACAAACTAAATATGTACATAgtttgttgaaggcgaaagcgaCTCCAGGGGCTGACTGGATAGAAGTGCCTTGCACTGTTGTCCGAGAATTTG ATACATATGCCGAAGCACGGGCAAATCTGCCAAGGGTAGAAAATGGATCCAACTTGGACGGCGAGGCAGAACTTGGgaaaggcagaagaaaaaaaaataagagatccTATGAGTCTGAAGATGATGAAGGGGCACCATCACCTCCAGCTTCAATGATAAGAC GGAGAAAACACAAGCGACCAAGAAATTTAGAGAATCGGCCACTGCCCACCCAGCCACGGTCATTGGAACATGAAG GGTATGCAGACAAGGCAGGGCGGCAACCACTGCAGCAGCATCGCACCACAGGCCAGGAAGGGGCTTTAT TGACTAGATCCAATATCAGTGAAGTGCCTGCGTTCGACTCCAGTTCACCAGCAGGCATTAGGCCATCACAAAGAGCCCCTTCACCGAGAATGGCATCACCTGAGGGTCAAAATGTTTACAGAGGTTCATACAGCAACAACTGCAGACCTCTGG ACAATCTTGAAGGGCCACCATTTCAGCAGCATTACAGCAGTCAGCAAGGGGCTTCAT GGACTGCACCCAATAATTGCCACGAGCCTGGCTTAGGCTTTCCCTCAACATCATCTATGCCTGCTCAGAGAGCAGGATATAATGAGGGGCAAAATGTCATCAGGAATTCTCCTACCAGTAGACACACACCTTCCAATTCCCCTAGCACTAGAAGCATACCTTTTG AGCATGCAGACAACCTTGAAAGGCAAGTGTTGCAGCAACATAACAGTAGTCAGCAAGGCCCTTCAT GGACTGCACACAATAATACCCATGGGTCTTCATTAGGCTTCCCCTCTAGCAATAGAAGCTCACCTCCTG AATACGTGCGTCAACTCATGCGAATTTCGCAAACTATCCTGATGAGGCTAGAGCAGCTGGGACGACAGGTTGATGCCATGCAGCAGCACCTTTTCAACACAACAGTGAGGCTTCAAGATGAGACAAATGATGATGTGGTTTTGACACCGGTCAAGGATATTGACCAATTTCTAAGTCTTGAGGGGAGACTTGCTGCTGATGGCAACATTAAGCTAAAGCTT ATACAGCAGCTTGCTGGCCTTGGTGGCTCAACTTTTGGGgcagcagccaggaggatgctggAGCTTCTGCTAAGCCTTGAGGTTGCTGTGCAGTTCAGCTGGGCAGGCCAAAAAGGCAAAAGGAAGTTTGTGGATCTAGGTGTCACAGATGTCATTTGCA aggccgtgaggcgaaattttccggaaacaaaaaaaaatgacatcgagtgtgtgattaaagtgtggcttcggcatgctggggaaaagctccagaagcagcgcttaagaacttctcgcactcaccatgagg aatgtcttcaaagtgtcgcgttgtcaagcccatcggatgaagacctctga
- the LOC142767486 gene encoding uncharacterized protein LOC142767486 isoform X4, whose product MQGLQVFRSHEETMENLSNLHMTILLSHYPLIFSCLCFLTGYADKAGRQPLQQHRTTGQEGALLTRSNISEVPAFDSSSPAGIRPSQRAPSPRMASPEGQNVYRGSYSNNCRPLDNLEGPPFQQHYSSQQGASWTAPNNCHEPGLGFPSTSSMPAQRAGYNEGQNVIRNSPTSRHTPSNSPSTRSIPFEHADNLERQVLQQHNSSQQGPSWTAHNNTHGSSLGFPSSNRSSPPEYVRQLMRISQTILMRLEQLGRQVDAMQQHLFNTTVRLQDETNDDVVLTPVKDIDQFLSLEGRLAADGNIKLKLIQQLAGLGGSTFGAAARRMLELLLSLEVAVQFSWAGQKGKRKFVDLGVTDVICKAVRRNFPETKKNDIECVIKVWLRHAGEKLQKQRLRTSRTHHEECLQSVALSSPSDEDL is encoded by the exons ATGCAAGGTTTGCAGGTTTTCAGGAGCCATGAAGAAACAATGgaaaatttgtctaatcttcacaTGACTATTCTACTGTCCCATTACCCGCTGATTTTTTCTTGCCTCTGTTTTCTAACAGGGTATGCAGACAAGGCAGGGCGGCAACCACTGCAGCAGCATCGCACCACAGGCCAGGAAGGGGCTTTAT TGACTAGATCCAATATCAGTGAAGTGCCTGCGTTCGACTCCAGTTCACCAGCAGGCATTAGGCCATCACAAAGAGCCCCTTCACCGAGAATGGCATCACCTGAGGGTCAAAATGTTTACAGAGGTTCATACAGCAACAACTGCAGACCTCTGG ACAATCTTGAAGGGCCACCATTTCAGCAGCATTACAGCAGTCAGCAAGGGGCTTCAT GGACTGCACCCAATAATTGCCACGAGCCTGGCTTAGGCTTTCCCTCAACATCATCTATGCCTGCTCAGAGAGCAGGATATAATGAGGGGCAAAATGTCATCAGGAATTCTCCTACCAGTAGACACACACCTTCCAATTCCCCTAGCACTAGAAGCATACCTTTTG AGCATGCAGACAACCTTGAAAGGCAAGTGTTGCAGCAACATAACAGTAGTCAGCAAGGCCCTTCAT GGACTGCACACAATAATACCCATGGGTCTTCATTAGGCTTCCCCTCTAGCAATAGAAGCTCACCTCCTG AATACGTGCGTCAACTCATGCGAATTTCGCAAACTATCCTGATGAGGCTAGAGCAGCTGGGACGACAGGTTGATGCCATGCAGCAGCACCTTTTCAACACAACAGTGAGGCTTCAAGATGAGACAAATGATGATGTGGTTTTGACACCGGTCAAGGATATTGACCAATTTCTAAGTCTTGAGGGGAGACTTGCTGCTGATGGCAACATTAAGCTAAAGCTT ATACAGCAGCTTGCTGGCCTTGGTGGCTCAACTTTTGGGgcagcagccaggaggatgctggAGCTTCTGCTAAGCCTTGAGGTTGCTGTGCAGTTCAGCTGGGCAGGCCAAAAAGGCAAAAGGAAGTTTGTGGATCTAGGTGTCACAGATGTCATTTGCA aggccgtgaggcgaaattttccggaaacaaaaaaaaatgacatcgagtgtgtgattaaagtgtggcttcggcatgctggggaaaagctccagaagcagcgcttaagaacttctcgcactcaccatgagg aatgtcttcaaagtgtcgcgttgtcaagcccatcggatgaagacctctga
- the LOC142767150 gene encoding uncharacterized protein LOC142767150, translating to MTENGLRHTPRSFQKRIGCSVSVPHDHTDFERRAFHDSSAAASTSATSQVRQRDSFELAPTGSNEEQVCERGSVDSLLAFRERLQAWALQSRASHTSVTSLLRVLQSHECFSALPSTARALLQTPKKCLEVLQLAGGKYHHFGLSAGLQRVLQDCAELPRILKLSFNIDGLPVSKSSRGQFWCILGRISNLEDKAPFIVGVFFGSSKPNNANDFLRPFVCDINAAITTGITIGETAIPVSLYALICDAPAKAFVLYVRSHTGYYSCTKCDVKGVYCEGRVCFPNVNARKRTDDSFRLKVQEEHHTGESILEELPFDLVKDIPLDYMHLVCLGVMNKLLTLWVRGPKVTRLGSKVRLEMSEKNSQIARCVPCDFSRKPRSIAELDRWKATEFRFFLLYGGPVVLSSLIPAHMYKNFLALHVGISVLSTPAAPASEIEYAGNMLKFFIRTFISIYGKEHVSHNVHGLCHLADDVTHLGPLDSWSAFPFENHMSSLKRMLRKPDLPLEQLCNRLAEQAHRPLRHKKTESHVVFAAEHADGPLVAPCRSPEFKKVTLPGNVILRAEKRNGCCRLSDGSIVVIDNFAHLPCGEPCIIGRKFLKCEDFYSLPCPSSILGIYSVSQPSSLRYWPLKNISQKCLKVYLKRKSIVFPLLHATVHM from the exons ATGACAGAGAACGGCCTTCGGCACACTCCTCGATCGTTCCAGAAACGGAT CGGCTGCAGTGTTTCTGTGCCTCACGATCACACAGACTTCGAACGGCGTGCCTTCCATGACAGCAGCGCTGCGGCTTCGACTTCGGCGACCTCGCAGGTGAGGCAGAGGGATTCTTTCGAATTGGCACCGACTGGGAGTAACGAAGAGCAAGTTTGTGAACGCGGCAGTGTGGACAGCTTGCTGGCCTTTCGTGAGAGACTGCAAGCGTGGGCCTTACAATCTCGCGCATCGCACACTTCAGTTACATCGCTCTTGAGAGTACTACAGTCCCACGAATGCTTCAGCGCGCTCCCTTCAACTGCAAGGGCATTGTTACAGACGCCCAAGAAGTGCCTGGAAGTGTTGCAGCTGGCCGGCGGGAAATACCATCATTTCGGCCTCAGTGCAGGCCTACAGCGAGTGCTGCAAGATTGTGCAGAACTACCAAGAATTTTGAAGCTTAGCTTCAACATTGACGGTCTGCCGGTTTCAAAAAGTTCACGGGGCCAATTTTGGTGCATACTGGGACGCATAAGTAATTTGGAGGACAAAGCACCATTTATAGTGGGTGTTTTTTTCGGAAGCAGCAAGCCCAACAACGCGAATGATTTTTTGCGACCATTTGTTTGTGACATAAATGCTGCTATCACAACAGGGATTACCATTGGAGAAACTGCAATTCCTGTTAGCTTGTATGCCCTCATATGTGATGCACCAGCAAAGGCATTTGTATTATATGTCAGAAGCCACACAGGCTATTACAGCTGCACCAAATGTGACGTAAAAGGTGTCTACTGTGAGGGCAGGGTGTGCTTCCCAAACGTCAATGCTCGCAAGCGAACAGATGACAGCTTTCGCTTAAAAGTCCAGGAGGAGCATCACACAGGCGAAAGTATTCTTGAGGAACTTCCTTTTGACCTAGTGAAAGATATACCATTAGATTACATGCACCTTGTGTGCTTGGGTGTCATGAACAAGCTCTTGACACTGTGGGTACGTGGCCCAAAAGTGACCAGACTTGGAAGCAAAGTGCGTCTTGAGATGTCGGAAAAAAATTCTCAAATTGCACGGTGTGTTCCATGTGATTTTAGCCGAAAGCCGAGGAGCATTGCTGAACTTGATCGGTGGAAAGCGACtgagtttcgcttttttcttttatatggaggACCCGTTGTTTTGTCATCACTGATTCCTGCACACATGTACAAGAACTTCTTAGCTTTACATGTGGGGATCTCTGTTCTTTCCACACCAGCTGCACCTGCAAGTGAGATAGAGTATGCCGGAAACATGCTCAAGTTTTTTATCCGGACATTCATAAGCATTTATGGCAAAGAGCATGTTTCACACAATGTGCATGGCCTGTGTCATTTGGCAGATGATGTTACACACCTTGGCCCCTTGGACTCATGGAGTGCCTTCCCATTTGAAAACCATATGTCCTCGTTAAAGAGAATGCTGAGAAAGCCAGACCTTCCCTTGGAGCAACTTTGCAACAGGCTTGCTGAGCAGGCACACCGTCCTCTGAGGCATAAGAAAACTGAAAGCCATGTCGTATTTGCTGCAGAGCATGCTGACGGGCCACTTGTTGCTCCATGCCGAAGCCCCGAGTTTAAAAAAGTAACATTGCCTGGCAATGTCATTCTTAGAGCTGAAAAGAGAAATGGGTGCTGTAGGCTAAGTGATGGGTCAATCGTCGTTATTGACAATTTTGCTCATCTCCCGTGCGGTGAGCCATGCATAATTGGAAGGAAGTTCCTCAAGTGTGAAGATTTTTATTCTCTGCCATGCCCTTCCTCCATACTGGGAATTTACTCAGTGTCTCAGCCTTCTAGTCTGCGGTATTGGCCTCTGAAGAACATCTCACAGAAATGCCTGAAAGTGTATTTGAAAAGGAAAAGCATTGTTTTCCCTCTTTTGCATGCTACAGTGCACATGTAA